The Oncorhynchus kisutch isolate 150728-3 unplaced genomic scaffold, Okis_V2 Okis07a-Okis12b_hom, whole genome shotgun sequence genome includes a region encoding these proteins:
- the LOC116360076 gene encoding inaD-like protein, which yields MLVYPTNLSWAQPRRVKLMRSSGQSLGISIMGGRGMGSRLSSGEVMRGVFIKHITPDSPAGHNCTLKTGDRILEVGGMDLRDASHEQAVEAIRSAGDPVVFLVQTGQHTSQSSPVLSNHERQASASHRDSSNNRMPESHSGLFLSLSPANPFTPTPFKPTANRTVRRSPTTVSAPITRRDTEDDGWKKMMSRYGGLPGELHMIELEKSPRGVSSTEAPGQGLVPGLGLSLTEDREGSRAHLGVYVAGVDPQGAAGRDGRIRVGDELLEINGQILYGRSHQNATAILNGAPSKVQILLTRNKAALAQMTQGPMGGDSSSSSLHPSISLSSFLHPSIHVSSSHPPIPPHSSVGTARNASSSSGRSDWPTGSALTPDLLSCPITPGVDSTIEICKGHLGLGLSIVGGCDTLLGAIIIHEVNDGGAAQRDGRLWAGDQLLEVCSERREAMGWRPATRGMVNGIDLGHATHEEAIGVLRLTPQRVRLTVFRQQQEYGEEDLWDVFQLELRLRPGQTLGLSTVGKSNDTGVFVSEIIGGGVADGDGRLFLGDQILSVNREDVRTATQEHVTSLLQSCSSGTVILEIARFRAVGVHYSCGSQSGDSVGSDSSTLTPSTVYEVQSHHQGETERRQRGQDHSVEDHREIRTVVMHKVLTTGSVDEDCGGGQGQRDVGLPSTGPATLHNNMSPQFYRTISLDRGALGLGFSIVGGFSSPHGDLPIYVKTVFGKGAAIEDGRLQRGDQILAVNGHSLEGVTHAGAVAILKRTKGTVVLTVLS from the exons GGTCAAGTTGATGCGTTCTTCAGGCCAGTCTCTGGGCATCAGTAtcatgggagggagagggatgggcaGCAGGCTGAGCagtggagaggtgatgagaggAGTGTTCATTAAACACATCACACCAGACAGCCCTGCTGGACACAACTGCACCCTGAAGACTGGAGACAGGATActggag GTAGGAGGCATGGATCTGAGAGATGCCAGCCATGAGCAGGCAGTGGAGGCCATCCGTAGTGCTGGAGACCCTGTTGTCTTCCTGGTACAGACTGGACAACACACATCACAG TCGTCTCCTGTGCTCTCCAACCATGAGAGACAAGCCTCAGCATCACACAGGGACTCATCGAACAACAGG ATGCCAGAGAGTCACAGTGGTCTGTTCCTTAGTCTCTCCCCCGCCAACCCCTTCACCCCTACTCCCTTTAAG CCGACAGCCAATAGGACGGTCAGGAGAAGCCCCACAACTGTCTCTGCACCAATCACACGGAGAGACACGGAAGACGACGGCTGGA agAAGATGATGTCCAGGTATGGAGGTCTGCCAGGTGAGCTCCATATGATAGAACTAGAGAAGAGTCCCCGTGGAGTCAGTAGCACCGAGGCCCCGGGACAGGGTCTTGTTCCTGGTCTGGGTCTCAGCCTGACGGAGGACAGGGAAGGTTCCAGAGCCCACCTCGGTGTCTACGTGGCCGGGGTCGACCCCCAGGGGGCGGCGGGGCGAGACGGACGGATACGGGTGGGAGATGAGCTACTGGag ATCAACGGTCAGATCCTGTATGGACGTAGTCACCAGAACGCGACAGCCATCCTGAACGGTGCTCCTTCTAAAGTCCAGATTCTCCTCACCAG GAATAAAGCGGCTCTGGCGCAGATGACTCAAGGACCCATGGGTGgggactcctcctcttcctccctccatccctccatctctctctcctcttttctccatccctccatccacgtCTCTTCCTCCCATCCCCCCATTCCTCCCCACTCCTCCGTCGGCACTGCCAGGAACGCCTCCTCCTCCAGCGGGCGATCTGATTGGCCAACGGGCTCcgctctgacccctgacctcctgAGCTGTCCCATAACACCTGGCGTTGACAGCACCATAGAGATCTGTAAAGGACACTTGGGCCTGGGACTCAGCATCGTGGGGGGGTGTGACACGCTACTg GGGGCGATAATAATCCATGAGGTTAATGATGGAGGTGCAGCTCAGAGAGACGGGAGGCTGTGGGCTGGAGACCAGCTACTAGAGgtatg CTCAGAGAGACGGGAGGCTATGGGCTGGAGACCAGCTACTAGAGgtatg GTGAATGGTATAGACCTGGGCCATGCCACCCATGAGGAAGCTATAGGGGTGTTGAGGCTGACCCCTCAGCGGGTGCGTCTCACGGTGTTCAGACAACAGCAGGAGTACGGGGAGGAGGACCTGTGGGATGTCTTCCAGCTGGAGCTCAGACTACGACCTGGACAGACCCTGGGGCTCAGCACTGTAGGGAAGAG CAACGACAccggtgtgtttgtgtctgagatCATTGGAGGGGGTGTGGCTGATGGAGACGGACGGCTGTTTCTAGGAGACCAGATCCTGTCAGTCAACAGAGAGGATGTCAGAACAGCTACTCAGGAACACGTTACCTCACTGTTAcag aGCTGCAGTAGTGGAACAGTGATCCTAGAGATCGCTCGCTTCAGAGCAGTCGGCGTTCACTACTCCTGTGGAAGTCAG AGTGGTGACTCCGTCGGTAGTGACAGCTCCACCCTGACTCCGTCCACTGTGTATGAGGTCCAGAgccaccaccagggggagacagagagacgccaGAGAGGACAGGACCACT CAGTTGAAGACCACCGTGAGATAAGGACTGTGGTCATGCATAAG GTGCTGACGACAGGGTCGGTGGATGAGGACTGTGGAGGAGGACAGGGTCAGAGGGATGTAGGGCTCCCCTCCACAGGACCAGCTACCCTACACAACAACATGAG TCCCCAGTTTTATAGAACCATCAGTctggacagaggagctctgggTCTAGGCTTCAGTATAGTAGGAGGGTTCAGCAGTCCCCACGGAGACCTGCCCATCTACGTCAAAACTGTCTTCGGAAAG